A region from the Colwellia sp. PAMC 21821 genome encodes:
- a CDS encoding cobalamin biosynthesis protein, translating to MEHLSNILTSPYLYSSAVTLLLLIALKAVIARFITQQPLAFFNFYCQRLADKVNKQTNSSRQQNISGLIAVLVTLIPLLAILWLFEVFIEVQWLWHALLLYFALGSFGLTKTNKNIARELVANNNYQAKQKIAPLLLRDTDQLSPLGISKACIEMQVLRSSQLLVCVGFYFLFFGPLVALAFRLLLEMHYAWNIKMYRFVHFGAAVNYFVKLLQWLPSRLLALLLLIGTVGQNTLLYWRLIRGKFFQADNGILLHVLALGLEIKLSGVAMYNGSKVRKTSYNDHARQPQPTDIIHASKRINYALYILILLVMLLAVTSYALSGMVK from the coding sequence ATGGAGCATCTGAGTAATATTTTAACCAGCCCTTATTTGTATTCTTCTGCCGTCACCTTGTTATTGTTGATCGCATTAAAAGCAGTAATTGCGCGGTTTATTACTCAGCAACCGTTAGCTTTTTTCAATTTTTATTGTCAGCGCTTAGCCGATAAAGTCAATAAACAGACTAACAGTTCACGACAACAAAATATTTCAGGCCTCATTGCCGTACTTGTGACTTTAATCCCCTTACTCGCTATTTTATGGCTATTTGAAGTGTTTATTGAAGTGCAATGGCTTTGGCATGCGCTATTACTTTACTTTGCCCTAGGCAGCTTTGGCTTAACTAAAACCAATAAAAATATTGCGCGTGAATTAGTCGCCAATAACAACTACCAAGCCAAACAAAAAATAGCACCGCTATTGTTGCGCGACACCGATCAACTATCACCGTTAGGTATCAGCAAAGCCTGTATTGAAATGCAAGTGTTACGAAGCTCACAGCTGTTAGTGTGTGTTGGATTTTACTTTCTTTTTTTTGGTCCGTTAGTGGCATTAGCCTTTCGCTTATTGTTAGAAATGCATTACGCATGGAATATCAAAATGTATCGCTTTGTACACTTTGGCGCGGCGGTTAACTATTTTGTTAAATTACTACAATGGTTGCCGTCACGATTATTGGCTTTGCTACTTCTAATCGGCACTGTTGGCCAGAATACGTTATTATATTGGCGCTTAATACGGGGCAAGTTCTTTCAAGCGGACAACGGAATATTGTTGCATGTACTTGCTTTAGGGTTAGAAATAAAACTCAGTGGCGTAGCCATGTATAACGGCAGTAAAGTCCGTAAAACTAGCTATAATGACCACGCTAGACAGCCGCAACCTACTGATATTATTCATGCCAGTAAACGAATCAATTACGCACTATATATCTTAATTTTATTAGTGATGTTACTCGCCGTAACCTCCTATGCTCTTTCTGGTATGGTTAAATAA
- a CDS encoding DUF2956 family protein: MPPKVSTEVQSEALRIAKGTQKKAQTKEQTKLIAQGIEKGISEYKKQQKVKSRERDKQRKKTVAVKTETTESSLVNSQQKQASSSSISALGILPWLLLLVSWGYFLLAN; the protein is encoded by the coding sequence ATTCCCCCTAAAGTTTCAACTGAAGTGCAAAGTGAAGCATTACGCATCGCCAAAGGCACGCAAAAGAAAGCACAAACTAAAGAGCAAACCAAATTAATTGCTCAAGGTATCGAAAAAGGTATTAGCGAATATAAGAAGCAACAAAAGGTAAAGTCTCGCGAGCGAGACAAGCAACGTAAAAAGACTGTTGCAGTGAAAACTGAAACAACGGAGTCATCATTGGTAAATAGCCAACAAAAACAAGCTTCAAGCAGCAGTATTAGCGCATTAGGTATTTTACCCTGGTTGCTGTTATTGGTGAGTTGGGGCTATTTTCTGCTCGCTAACTAA
- the ctlX gene encoding citrulline utilization hydrolase CtlX — protein MSIINPQAPHSVIMIRPHHFLPNPQTLADNSFQATELTKSANQIAKMAYKEISQAQVTLESHGINVHMFEDESTKTPDSVFPNNWFSTHSGGHIAIYPMYAKNRRLERRSDIIEMLKQSYRVQDIVDYSGLEQDNIYLEGTGAMVLDHLDRVAYAVQSKRANSLALERFCTHFNYEPMLFDACNNAGESVYHTNVLMCIATEFVLMAPEMIKNNARREEIIQRFQASGRDVIELAESQISHFCGNAIELTTHNGRILALSTTAFNALTAEQTQLIAQSAKLVPIDVSTIELAGGSIRCMIAGIHLSPR, from the coding sequence TTGAGCATTATAAACCCACAAGCACCGCATAGTGTCATCATGATCAGGCCACATCATTTTTTGCCCAATCCTCAAACGTTGGCAGATAATAGTTTTCAGGCAACTGAGTTAACTAAATCAGCCAACCAGATCGCCAAAATGGCTTATAAAGAGATCAGTCAAGCTCAAGTTACCCTTGAAAGCCATGGCATTAACGTGCATATGTTTGAAGATGAAAGCACGAAAACGCCTGATTCCGTATTTCCAAACAATTGGTTTTCAACCCATAGCGGTGGCCATATTGCTATTTACCCTATGTATGCTAAAAATCGTCGCTTAGAACGACGCAGCGATATTATTGAAATGCTGAAACAAAGCTATCGTGTGCAAGACATTGTTGATTACTCTGGATTAGAGCAAGACAATATTTATTTAGAAGGCACTGGTGCTATGGTACTTGACCATCTTGATAGAGTCGCTTATGCCGTGCAGTCAAAACGCGCTAACTCGCTAGCGCTTGAACGTTTTTGCACACACTTTAATTACGAGCCCATGCTGTTTGACGCCTGTAACAACGCTGGCGAAAGTGTGTATCACACCAATGTTTTAATGTGTATTGCCACCGAGTTTGTTTTAATGGCACCTGAGATGATCAAAAATAATGCCCGTAGAGAAGAAATAATTCAGCGCTTTCAAGCCTCTGGTCGCGATGTAATCGAACTTGCAGAGTCGCAAATTTCTCACTTTTGCGGTAATGCAATTGAGCTGACAACCCATAACGGTCGCATATTGGCCTTATCAACTACAGCCTTTAACGCTTTAACGGCTGAGCAAACTCAATTAATAGCGCAAAGTGCAAAGCTTGTGCCTATCGACGTTAGCACTATAGAGCTCGCGGGAGGTTCAATTCGCTGCATGATCGCGGGTATTCATTTATCACCGCGCTAA
- a CDS encoding metalloregulator ArsR/SmtB family transcription factor yields MAELAAIDINEMRDNAAQAADLLKAMSNQNRLLILCHLGEKEMSVNELNNFVDLSQSSLSQHLARLRQDNLVKTRRESQTIFYSIANPSVVKLISFLHSEFCAKII; encoded by the coding sequence ATGGCCGAGTTAGCAGCAATTGATATAAACGAAATGCGAGATAATGCGGCACAGGCGGCTGATTTATTGAAGGCGATGAGTAATCAAAATCGATTATTAATATTATGTCATTTAGGTGAAAAAGAAATGTCGGTTAATGAACTGAATAATTTTGTCGATTTAAGTCAATCAAGCTTATCTCAGCATTTAGCGAGATTACGCCAAGATAACTTAGTGAAAACACGTCGTGAATCACAGACTATATTTTACAGTATCGCGAATCCATCGGTGGTGAAACTCATCAGCTTTTTACACAGTGAATTTTGCGCAAAAATCATATAA
- a CDS encoding DUF2726 domain-containing protein, translated as MELILFAMISLIVIVGMLASRLNDNSFPFPFDRKTALFTPAEKNFQNLVEQAMGSRYRIINRVKLADIVSIRNGVSKRAGQTASNNANSKYLDFVICERDSMKLLGVIDLVDTQGKGYKVKKDWFVSGALEAAAIPHIRIKVKPNYTIDEIRACINSRILGNNAPSPKVKGRIIPAPLVKARPRSSGVLSPSAAQAMLAKDTPALAGQLSSAQVAALPH; from the coding sequence ATGGAACTTATTCTATTTGCCATGATCAGCCTAATTGTTATTGTTGGTATGCTTGCGAGCCGCTTAAACGATAATAGTTTCCCCTTTCCTTTCGATCGTAAAACTGCCCTGTTCACTCCAGCAGAAAAAAACTTTCAAAACCTTGTTGAGCAAGCAATGGGCTCAAGATATCGTATTATCAATCGGGTTAAGCTTGCTGATATTGTCAGTATTCGAAATGGTGTTTCAAAACGAGCTGGCCAAACCGCATCAAACAATGCCAATAGTAAGTATTTAGATTTTGTGATTTGTGAGCGCGATAGCATGAAGTTACTTGGTGTAATTGATTTAGTCGACACCCAAGGTAAAGGCTACAAAGTTAAAAAAGACTGGTTTGTTAGCGGTGCGCTTGAAGCAGCGGCCATTCCACATATTCGTATTAAAGTTAAGCCAAATTATACTATTGATGAAATTCGTGCTTGTATTAACAGCCGTATATTAGGAAATAATGCCCCTTCACCAAAAGTGAAAGGACGAATTATCCCTGCACCTTTAGTTAAAGCTCGCCCAAGGTCATCGGGAGTATTGTCTCCTTCAGCGGCGCAAGCAATGTTGGCAAAAGATACACCTGCCTTGGCTGGACAGCTTTCATCTGCTCAAGTTGCTGCACTACCGCACTAA
- a CDS encoding trimeric intracellular cation channel family protein has translation MLELLYWLDLFGVIVFAFSGALMAGRYQLDPFGVAVLSAVTAIGGGTIRDVILQTPVFWVKNPIYLYVILATAALTIIFIRCPKRIPKRFLLVSDAFGLALFAVLGTEKALTLGAAVPVAILLGMVTGVAGGMIRDVLCNVIPMILRQEIYATAAILGGALFTLLTYLDLPAHVAIIGSILGALALRLAAIYWRVTLPAFDIIEKEPSNKDL, from the coding sequence ATGTTAGAATTACTTTATTGGCTTGATCTCTTCGGCGTTATTGTTTTTGCCTTTTCAGGGGCATTAATGGCCGGTCGTTATCAACTCGACCCTTTTGGTGTTGCCGTACTGTCTGCGGTTACCGCTATTGGCGGCGGCACCATTCGCGATGTAATTTTACAAACGCCAGTATTTTGGGTCAAAAACCCAATATATTTGTATGTTATTCTAGCGACTGCCGCATTAACTATTATCTTTATTCGATGCCCTAAACGCATACCCAAAAGGTTTCTATTAGTTTCTGATGCTTTTGGTTTAGCATTGTTTGCTGTATTAGGCACTGAAAAAGCCTTAACCTTAGGTGCTGCAGTTCCCGTTGCTATTTTATTAGGCATGGTGACAGGCGTTGCAGGTGGCATGATCCGCGATGTACTTTGTAATGTTATTCCAATGATATTACGACAAGAAATTTACGCCACAGCTGCTATTTTAGGTGGTGCATTATTTACTTTACTCACCTATCTAGACCTTCCTGCACATGTTGCCATTATTGGCTCAATATTAGGCGCATTAGCGTTACGCTTAGCCGCTATTTATTGGCGAGTAACCTTGCCGGCCTTCGATATAATTGAAAAAGAACCAAGTAATAAAGATTTATAA
- a CDS encoding outer membrane lipoprotein-sorting protein, with translation MTITFSNQMMKAVKHSSKVVLTLSLFLASHVNLHAEVAPRLSNENATLNATLNATLNTTINTTTSKVNNIIDQANLAAYYAGEDGSAEARMIIVDENGNRQMRQFTILRKDVHDLGDQNMLVFFSQPSNVKDTVFRVEKQLKSDDNRWLFLPALDLVKRISAGDKRTSFVGSHFYYEDVSGRNPNEDNFTLVSEDKTTYTISAIPKDQQSVEFNSYTVKIDKQNFLPTETIYFDRNNQAMRKMTVLLVQDINGIPTVMKSRITNLSNNSYTEMQFRNVKYNLGLPDNIFSERSMRTPPKAWLD, from the coding sequence ATGACCATTACCTTTAGCAATCAAATGATGAAAGCCGTAAAACACAGCAGTAAAGTTGTGCTGACGCTGAGTTTATTTTTGGCCAGTCATGTTAATCTACATGCTGAAGTAGCACCTAGGTTATCCAATGAAAACGCTACTCTTAATGCAACTCTGAACGCAACTCTGAATACAACAATAAACACTACAACAAGCAAAGTTAACAACATAATCGACCAAGCGAACCTAGCTGCTTATTACGCCGGCGAAGATGGTAGCGCTGAAGCACGAATGATTATTGTCGATGAAAACGGTAATCGCCAAATGCGACAATTCACTATATTACGTAAAGACGTACACGATCTTGGCGATCAAAATATGCTGGTGTTTTTTTCTCAGCCAAGTAATGTAAAAGACACCGTTTTCCGAGTCGAAAAACAACTTAAAAGCGACGACAACCGTTGGTTATTTTTACCAGCACTCGATCTGGTAAAACGTATTTCAGCGGGTGATAAACGCACTTCTTTTGTCGGTTCGCACTTTTACTATGAAGATGTTTCAGGCCGTAACCCTAACGAAGATAACTTTACCTTAGTCAGTGAAGACAAAACCACATACACCATTTCCGCCATACCAAAAGATCAACAAAGTGTTGAATTTAACAGTTATACCGTCAAAATTGATAAGCAAAATTTTCTCCCAACGGAAACAATTTATTTTGATAGAAATAACCAGGCTATGCGTAAAATGACCGTACTGCTGGTACAAGACATTAATGGTATTCCTACCGTGATGAAATCACGCATTACTAACTTAAGTAATAATAGCTATACCGAAATGCAGTTTCGAAATGTGAAATATAACCTTGGCTTACCCGATAATATTTTCAGTGAGCGCAGTATGCGCACGCCACCGAAAGCTTGGTTAGATTAA
- a CDS encoding MMPL family transporter has protein sequence MNYQRILNFAIEKPKVIYSIVLLITLLSLAMLPKIVIDTDPENMLSQEAPARIFHNQIKTDFLMRDMIVVGLVSNNTIFSPNTLSIVEQLTDDILQIEGVISQDLLSLTVVDNIRQLTDEQGASQGIQFEYLMKQAPTTAQASQEVQQAVKRLPMLNNTLVSGDDKAIAIYVPIIAKDQSYAIAEQIRALAANITAVTHNDLAFHITGLPVAEDQFGYEMFVQMGVAAPLAGLAIFFLLWFFFRNIALIIAPMVVAMATVLIIMGSLIGFGFTVHIMSSMIAIFLMPIAVVDSVHILSEFADRFKAGDDASKTIKKVMGHLYKPMLFTSITSAVGFYSLMLTPIPPVKVFGAFIGTGILLAFVLTITYIPAYITRMKPETLAKLQKAIQLMEQKGRLANSLEKLGAFSVKRTKLILITFIALFVVSVVGVNRIIINDNPVNWFKADHEIRIADKVLNEHFAGTYDAWLVFSNNNNNNLQQQDALANFNTILNAANNGATKTAISLAYNQWLNSDENEKTSFFTQDLLIQLDDFSFSASAQEQPWLEQLYSVSEQANNAQKIFTDPAMLNWLAKLQTALVNNGDVGKVNSLTDIISTVNRELNSGDDKDFAIPNSSNGVAQTLLQFQSSHRPQDLWHFVSPNYQRTLLWLQMTSGDNQHMANVVSWVDNYISENPPPISVQHQWAGKSYLNVVWQDAMVSGMIDSLLSSFVIVFIMMMLLFRSIKYGILAMLPLTFTITMIYGLVGWLGKAYDMPIAVLSALTLGLSIDFAIHFIQRVRELETEKQSLSAALAAMFQEPSRAITRNAIVIAIGFTPLLLSPLMPYITVGFFLASIMILSALVTLVLLPALLTLFAKRSTLKADKKIQHS, from the coding sequence TTGAATTATCAACGCATATTAAACTTCGCTATTGAAAAACCGAAAGTAATCTACAGTATAGTATTGCTAATAACACTGCTGAGCTTGGCGATGTTACCGAAAATTGTAATCGATACCGATCCAGAAAATATGCTTAGCCAAGAAGCGCCTGCGCGTATTTTTCACAATCAAATAAAAACTGACTTTTTAATGCGCGATATGATCGTCGTTGGCTTAGTCAGCAATAACACAATTTTTAGCCCGAACACCTTAAGTATTGTTGAGCAGTTAACAGACGATATTCTGCAAATAGAGGGCGTTATCAGCCAAGATTTACTGTCGTTAACTGTTGTAGATAATATTCGCCAACTCACAGACGAACAAGGTGCTAGTCAAGGTATTCAATTTGAATACCTGATGAAACAAGCGCCAACTACCGCACAAGCTAGCCAAGAAGTTCAACAAGCAGTAAAACGCTTACCGATGTTAAATAACACCTTAGTTTCAGGTGACGACAAAGCTATCGCTATTTATGTGCCTATTATTGCCAAAGACCAAAGTTATGCTATTGCCGAACAAATAAGAGCCTTAGCCGCTAACATTACAGCCGTTACACACAATGACTTAGCTTTTCACATTACTGGCTTACCTGTTGCTGAGGACCAATTTGGCTACGAAATGTTTGTACAAATGGGCGTTGCCGCGCCACTCGCTGGCTTAGCTATATTCTTTTTACTGTGGTTTTTCTTTCGCAATATTGCGCTGATCATTGCCCCTATGGTGGTTGCCATGGCAACGGTATTGATCATTATGGGGAGCTTAATTGGCTTTGGCTTTACCGTGCATATTATGTCGTCGATGATCGCGATATTTTTAATGCCTATAGCAGTAGTCGATTCCGTGCATATTTTATCGGAATTTGCTGACCGTTTTAAAGCCGGTGACGACGCATCTAAAACCATTAAAAAAGTCATGGGTCATTTATACAAACCTATGCTATTTACCTCAATTACCTCTGCGGTTGGCTTTTACTCTTTAATGTTAACGCCTATTCCGCCAGTAAAAGTGTTTGGCGCCTTTATCGGCACCGGTATTCTATTGGCTTTTGTTTTAACCATTACTTATATCCCAGCCTACATTACACGCATGAAACCTGAAACCTTAGCCAAGTTACAAAAGGCTATTCAGTTAATGGAACAAAAGGGTCGATTAGCGAACAGCTTAGAAAAGTTGGGCGCATTTTCAGTTAAACGTACCAAGCTTATTTTAATTACTTTTATCGCCTTGTTTGTGGTTAGTGTGGTTGGTGTTAACCGTATTATTATTAATGATAACCCGGTCAATTGGTTCAAAGCCGATCATGAAATTCGTATCGCCGATAAAGTGCTTAATGAACATTTTGCCGGTACTTATGACGCATGGTTAGTGTTTAGCAACAACAACAACAACAACCTACAGCAACAAGATGCCTTAGCCAATTTTAATACTATCCTAAATGCGGCAAATAACGGCGCAACGAAAACGGCCATATCTCTAGCCTACAATCAGTGGCTAAATAGCGATGAAAATGAAAAAACTAGCTTCTTCACGCAAGATTTATTGATCCAACTTGATGACTTTAGTTTTAGTGCCAGCGCCCAAGAGCAACCTTGGCTCGAACAGCTTTATAGTGTTAGCGAGCAAGCCAATAATGCCCAAAAAATATTTACTGACCCTGCCATGCTTAATTGGTTGGCTAAATTACAAACTGCCTTAGTTAATAACGGCGATGTCGGTAAAGTAAACAGCTTGACCGATATTATTAGCACCGTGAATCGTGAGCTTAACTCAGGCGATGATAAAGATTTCGCGATTCCAAATAGCAGCAATGGTGTCGCACAAACCTTGTTGCAATTTCAGTCTTCCCATCGTCCACAAGATTTATGGCACTTTGTTAGCCCTAATTACCAACGCACGCTTTTATGGCTGCAAATGACCAGCGGCGACAACCAACACATGGCAAACGTGGTAAGTTGGGTAGACAACTACATCAGTGAAAATCCACCACCTATCAGCGTTCAGCATCAATGGGCCGGTAAATCATACCTCAATGTTGTTTGGCAAGACGCGATGGTTAGCGGCATGATCGACAGCTTACTGTCGTCATTTGTTATCGTTTTTATCATGATGATGCTGTTATTTAGGTCGATTAAATATGGTATTTTGGCCATGCTACCCCTGACCTTTACCATCACTATGATCTATGGCCTGGTGGGTTGGCTAGGAAAAGCGTATGACATGCCTATTGCTGTGTTATCAGCTTTAACCTTAGGTTTATCAATTGACTTTGCCATACATTTTATTCAGCGCGTTCGTGAACTTGAAACTGAAAAACAAAGCCTTAGCGCCGCATTAGCCGCTATGTTTCAAGAGCCAAGTCGCGCTATTACTCGCAATGCAATCGTAATAGCGATTGGCTTTACACCCTTGTTGTTATCGCCACTTATGCCCTATATCACGGTAGGTTTTTTCTTAGCGAGCATCATGATTTTATCGGCATTAGTGACCTTGGTGTTACTGCCAGCACTGTTAACGCTGTTCGCTAAGCGCAGCACACTTAAAGCCGATAAAAAAATACAGCATTCATAA
- a CDS encoding rhodanese-like domain-containing protein — MKFIKSALVILLSVCAFLTFAEQTTTISQQALLTLMATPANKTVVLDVRTAEEFAEGHIAGAINISHEQINANLSKIIGLKDQTVVVHCRSGRRAISAENDLRAAGFSDLRHLEGDMNGWQSADLPLVK; from the coding sequence ATGAAATTTATCAAGTCAGCATTAGTTATTCTATTAAGCGTTTGTGCATTTTTAACTTTTGCAGAGCAAACCACCACTATTTCACAGCAAGCACTTTTAACCTTAATGGCCACACCCGCTAATAAAACCGTGGTGTTAGATGTGCGTACCGCCGAAGAATTCGCCGAAGGACATATCGCTGGCGCCATTAATATCAGCCACGAGCAAATTAACGCTAACCTTAGTAAAATTATTGGCTTAAAAGATCAAACTGTTGTCGTGCATTGTCGCTCAGGTCGTCGAGCTATAAGCGCAGAAAATGATTTACGCGCAGCAGGCTTTAGCGACCTTCGCCACTTAGAAGGCGATATGAATGGCTGGCAATCAGCTGACTTACCCCTGGTAAAATAA
- a CDS encoding ABC transporter substrate-binding protein: MQQFFDKLSIIGAIVALFLWTNSCSVFAVELNELTYITESSASFNYIRDGKLQGPAVDLLLAASANAGSPVKREHILVQPWARGFRNTQKGPNTVLFSTIRTPEREESFQWVGPIASESDVLIALKTREITISKPEDMTRYITGAVRGDVGEEILQEVGVPLERIVLLSHSTNLSMMLSSGRIDLWIFGEDGWRETLVSSDLDPANFEIIYRFPPKKYYFALSLDIEQQLVEQFQQAIDKVLASNELAI, translated from the coding sequence ATGCAGCAATTTTTTGATAAGCTATCGATTATTGGCGCGATAGTCGCACTTTTTTTATGGACTAATAGTTGCTCGGTATTCGCGGTCGAACTTAATGAGCTGACTTATATTACTGAAAGTAGTGCTTCATTTAATTATATTCGAGATGGAAAGTTGCAAGGGCCTGCGGTAGATTTACTTTTAGCTGCTTCGGCGAATGCGGGTAGCCCAGTAAAACGCGAGCATATATTAGTTCAACCTTGGGCCAGAGGCTTTAGAAATACTCAAAAGGGTCCCAACACCGTTTTGTTCAGTACAATTAGAACGCCTGAACGAGAGGAAAGCTTTCAATGGGTTGGGCCGATTGCCTCTGAAAGTGATGTTTTGATCGCGTTGAAAACACGTGAAATTACGATCAGCAAACCAGAAGATATGACTCGTTACATCACCGGTGCCGTAAGGGGCGATGTAGGTGAAGAGATACTACAAGAAGTAGGCGTTCCGCTGGAAAGAATCGTCTTGCTTTCTCACTCAACAAACTTGAGCATGATGTTAAGCTCTGGACGGATAGATTTATGGATATTTGGCGAAGATGGCTGGCGTGAGACCTTAGTATCATCTGATCTTGATCCCGCTAATTTTGAAATTATTTACCGCTTTCCGCCAAAAAAATATTATTTTGCGCTCAGCCTTGATATCGAACAGCAGTTGGTTGAGCAATTTCAGCAAGCGATAGACAAGGTACTTGCCTCAAATGAACTTGCTATCTAA
- a CDS encoding dUTP diphosphatase: protein MSDLLNTAKNQITQMLSMQDAMNSRVSETWRDNNYEWYRAIWVECAEMLDHHGWKWWKHQEIDVAQVQLELVDIFHFGLSLRLMSGDSVENITQTLATELTQSSGQQDFKIALESLASAAVADKAFNAVALADCMRLMAMDLDELFRQYVGKNTLNFFRQDHGYKEGSYIKIWHGEEDNEVLANLVTTLDTSADDFQQQLYSALAAKYPE, encoded by the coding sequence ATGAGCGATTTACTAAACACGGCAAAAAACCAAATTACCCAAATGTTATCAATGCAAGATGCCATGAACTCACGCGTTAGCGAAACTTGGCGAGATAACAATTACGAATGGTATCGTGCCATTTGGGTTGAGTGTGCAGAAATGCTAGATCACCATGGTTGGAAGTGGTGGAAACACCAAGAAATTGACGTTGCTCAAGTACAGTTAGAATTAGTGGATATTTTTCATTTTGGCTTAAGTTTACGTTTAATGTCTGGCGACTCAGTAGAAAACATTACCCAAACTTTAGCCACTGAATTAACTCAGAGTAGCGGTCAACAAGACTTTAAAATCGCCTTAGAAAGCCTTGCCTCTGCAGCCGTAGCTGATAAAGCATTTAATGCGGTTGCACTTGCAGATTGTATGCGTTTAATGGCGATGGACTTAGATGAACTTTTTCGTCAGTATGTTGGAAAAAACACCTTAAACTTTTTCCGTCAAGACCATGGTTATAAAGAAGGCAGCTATATCAAAATATGGCACGGTGAAGAAGACAACGAAGTGCTAGCCAATTTGGTGACTACGCTCGACACCAGCGCTGACGACTTTCAGCAACAGCTTTATAGCGCATTAGCAGCTAAATACCCAGAATAG
- the mtnN gene encoding 5'-methylthioadenosine/S-adenosylhomocysteine nucleosidase, whose amino-acid sequence MKAGIIGAMEPEVAILKAKLENCQTSTHAGYTFYQGLLNGSDVVIVQSGIGKVAAALATAILIDKFQPDYVVNTGSAGGFEQSLKVGDIVISSEVRYHDVDVTAFGYEIGQLPANPPAYIPHPELIAAAKVGISSLENVQTLVGLITTGDTFMTKDDDIAKARANFPTMAAVEMEGAAIAHTCHQFKTPFVVIRSMSDIAGKESPTSFEAYLETASVNSSKVVTSMIEALKGKSLH is encoded by the coding sequence ATGAAAGCAGGCATTATTGGCGCTATGGAGCCAGAAGTTGCAATTTTAAAAGCAAAGCTAGAAAATTGCCAAACATCTACCCATGCTGGATACACATTTTATCAAGGGCTATTGAATGGCTCCGACGTGGTTATTGTGCAATCGGGCATTGGTAAAGTAGCCGCCGCACTAGCGACCGCCATACTTATTGATAAATTTCAACCTGACTATGTGGTTAATACTGGCTCTGCAGGTGGTTTTGAACAATCACTTAAAGTAGGCGATATTGTTATCAGCTCAGAAGTTCGTTACCACGATGTTGACGTGACCGCTTTCGGTTATGAAATAGGCCAATTACCAGCTAACCCACCGGCTTATATTCCTCATCCAGAACTTATTGCTGCAGCAAAAGTGGGCATAAGTTCGCTTGAAAATGTACAAACGTTAGTGGGCTTAATTACTACTGGCGATACCTTTATGACCAAAGATGACGATATTGCTAAAGCTAGAGCCAACTTCCCTACTATGGCTGCTGTAGAAATGGAAGGTGCGGCCATAGCCCATACTTGTCATCAGTTCAAAACCCCATTTGTGGTTATTCGCTCAATGTCTGATATTGCCGGCAAAGAGTCACCAACCTCATTTGAAGCATACTTAGAAACTGCCTCAGTTAACTCGTCAAAAGTCGTCACGAGCATGATTGAAGCCCTGAAAGGAAAGTCATTACACTAA
- a CDS encoding Lrp/AsnC family transcriptional regulator produces the protein MSSSSSSSSLSLSINKRPYLHDQLDQQLISLLREDGRASVSNLSKLLKVSRGTVQNRIERLVSSGAILGFTVRAHEAIEAGSVKAIMLIEVVGRSTTQVIKALKGLPQLTKLHTTNGSWDLVAELQTINLIEFDHVLAQVRMIEGVLNSETSILLTSA, from the coding sequence ATGTCAAGTTCAAGTTCAAGTTCAAGTCTAAGTCTAAGTATAAATAAAAGACCCTACCTGCATGATCAATTGGATCAGCAATTAATCTCTTTATTACGTGAAGATGGCAGAGCGTCAGTTTCTAATTTATCTAAGCTGTTAAAAGTATCACGCGGCACAGTACAAAATCGCATTGAGCGCTTAGTATCGTCAGGGGCTATTCTAGGTTTTACGGTAAGAGCACATGAGGCGATAGAGGCAGGATCGGTAAAAGCCATTATGCTGATAGAAGTGGTAGGGCGTTCAACCACACAAGTTATCAAGGCTTTAAAGGGCTTGCCACAATTAACTAAGTTACATACCACTAATGGTTCGTGGGATTTAGTCGCCGAGCTGCAAACCATTAACCTCATTGAGTTTGATCATGTATTAGCGCAAGTGCGGATGATTGAAGGCGTGCTTAATAGCGAAACTAGCATTTTATTGACCTCGGCTTAA